A segment of the bacterium genome:
AAAAACATCTTCTACCGCAAATGAAAGTATGCAAACAACAAGAGAAAACATCATCGCTCCAACCCCGCTTATTCAGCAGAGCGACTCTTTTAATACAGACAACTTTCTACTTTTTGTTCAATCAGAATACGGAATTACAAATCCTCAACAAGGTTATACAACCTTTAAGAAAGGCACACGTGTATTTTGTAAAGCAGAAAAAGAAGTATTTATCAATGAAATGGAAAAAGCTGTTTGCGTTGGATTTATTGGAAAAGGTTCTGTTGCCAAGGGCAACTCAAACACTACTTCTTTCAATATAAATAGCAACTCAACATTAACCTGGTTATGGCAATTAAGACCAACAGAAAAAGATTTTATACTTGAATTTAATGAAAATTTCGAGATAGAAGAAGATCTTAAAATAATTGTAAAAGCCAAATACTTTGGTGGGCTAAACTCTCCTATTGAGTTAAGAATATCAAACCTTCCAAAAGGTATAAGTGTTGGCTTTGAAAAGACAGAAATATCATATAAAACTAAAGAACAGGTTATTGTACTAAAAACAACAGGCAACCTACCAGCAGGTGAATATAAAATACTGATAAACGCTATATGTAACAATATACAAAAAGATTATGAGACTGTTTTAATTGTTAAAGGCAGGCTAAAACAAAGAGTAATGCAGAGAGATAACAACCTTTCTTTTTCGATAGTTCCAGAAAACAGTATGGAACTTATAAAATCTTTTCAGATGCAACTCGATTTTCAACCCGACAAACTATCTTTAAACAGGGTTGCCCCGAACTCAATAAAATATAAACTTGTTAACAAAAATGTTATTGCATTTGCAGGCGAAATCTCAAAAAACCCTGTCAATTTATTTTTTAATATTATCAAACCTTCCGACTTTTTAGTTCCGAAAATAAAATCTTTCACAGCAAAAGATACCAACGGTAAAATAATTCCAGTTATCATTACCGAATAAAAACCATAGGCTTTGGATGAGAAAAAGAATATGTAAGGATTTTTACTTCTGTTTGTCTTGCGAGATTCGCCTACTACCCCTTCTTGCTACGCTCTCGATTTGCCACCAGAAATATTTACTACAGTTCCAGTAATGTAAGACGCAAGGTCGCTGATAAGAAAACCAACAACGTCTGCAACCTCTTGAAGTGTTCCAACCCTGCCAAGAGGAATAGATACCTTTTTGTAAGATTCTCGCAACTTTTCAACAGTTATACCTCTCGTATAAGCAAGCGCTCTTTCATATTCA
Coding sequences within it:
- a CDS encoding cohesin domain-containing protein → MKKHIYSFFLVLIFLLSTNCYIESATIKVGNINVLNNQTSVSLPIQLTSEDLFAGYQLTITYNKDILKISNIQKGNVASNFSLQSNLNNPGQIGIISYNPSLKEISGNGVLLYLNFNIIGTGNSPIRISNIYFANSEGKKIQATSTNGQITVGNSTQPNSQNSQKQQPENKPATISPSIGSQKTSSTANESMQTTRENIIAPTPLIQQSDSFNTDNFLLFVQSEYGITNPQQGYTTFKKGTRVFCKAEKEVFINEMEKAVCVGFIGKGSVAKGNSNTTSFNINSNSTLTWLWQLRPTEKDFILEFNENFEIEEDLKIIVKAKYFGGLNSPIELRISNLPKGISVGFEKTEISYKTKEQVIVLKTTGNLPAGEYKILINAICNNIQKDYETVLIVKGRLKQRVMQRDNNLSFSIVPENSMELIKSFQMQLDFQPDKLSLNRVAPNSIKYKLVNKNVIAFAGEISKNPVNLFFNIIKPSDFLVPKIKSFTAKDTNGKIIPVIITE